One Triticum dicoccoides isolate Atlit2015 ecotype Zavitan chromosome 5B, WEW_v2.0, whole genome shotgun sequence genomic window carries:
- the LOC119312366 gene encoding protein PSK SIMULATOR 2-like, producing the protein MVAEPLVHKVLAMATATLSNKKAGRKGDRDGAGGRVGILSFELANAMSRAASLHRSLSAAEAARLLGPLCLGSHAVRALVPGDDARLLALALAEKLDALNRVAAVAARLGRRCAAPALQGFDHVYADLLAGRSPASAYPFFAPASQSEAALLRQLDRLASATAALYAELDALADLEESARKLPTDEARRALLQRARWRRQDARRLRDASLWGWTYDKAVLLLARAVCAVYHRICLVFGDPMRGLDLLLLNDDHKDREHQQSGQCHDQSSRQLFSGPVTSAKSGPIIDRVAGDADPPHPSRLRSNCGGNMFMECLSLSSSAAWKDDDGLDEDDESFFSGDASSCISAIRSGMLVAPPSSGGEEHDAAKNGAESRRRRSHSRRRFGPKSTVTSLAPASTVGGSALASHYANIIMIVEKLLQYPHLVGSEARDDLYGMLPSSLRSSLRRHLPRNLGIYDAFLAHDWREALEKTLAWLAPMAHNMMRWQADRSVEQQQMEAVQQLRGGNGNGNGNVLLLQTLYFADRDKTEAVLCELLVGLNYICRYEQQQSALLDCSSSIDLDDCTVEQWHASMHH; encoded by the coding sequence ATGGTGGCCGAGCCGCTGGTGCACAAGGTGCTCGCCATGGCCACCGCCACCCTCTCCAACAAGAAGGCCGGCAGGAAGGGGGACAGGGACGGCGCCGGCGGCAGGGTCGGCATCCTGTCCTTCGAGCTGGCCAACGCCATGTCGCGCGCCGCCAGCCTCCACCGCTCGCTCTCCGCCGCCGAGGCCGCCCGCCTGCTCGGCCCGCTCTGCCTCGGCTCCCACGCCGTCCGCGCGCTCGTCCCGGGCGACGATGCGCGcctcctcgccctcgcgctcgccgaGAAGCTCGACGCGCTCAAccgcgtcgccgccgtcgccgcgcgccTCGGCCGCCGCTGCGCCGCCCCGGCGCTCCAGGGCTTCGACCACGTCTACGCCGACCTCCTCGCCGGCCGCTCCCCTGCCTCGGCCTACCCCTTCTTCGCCCCCGCGTCTCAGTCCGAGGCGGCGCTCCTCCGGCAGCTCGACCGCCTCGCGTCTGCCACGGCCGCGCTCTACGCCGAGCTGGACGCGCTCGCCGACCTCGAGGAGTCGGCCCGCAAGCTCCCCACCGACGAGGCCCGCCGCGCGCTCCTGCAGCGCGCCCGCTGGCGGCGCCAGGACGCGCGCCGCCTCCGCGACGCCTCGCTCTGGGGCTGGACCTACGACAAGGCCGTGCTCCTGCTCGCGCGCGCCGTCTGCGCCGTCTACCACCGCATCTGCCTCGTCTTCGGCGACCCCATGCGCGGCCTCGACCTCCTCCTTCTCAATGACGACCACAAGGACCGAGAGCACCAGCAGAGCGGCCAATGCCACGACCAGAGCAGCCGGCAGCTCTTCTCCGGCCCGGTCACCTCCGCCAAGTCGGGGCCGATTATTGACAGGGTCGCCGGCGACGCGGACCCGCCACATCCAAGTCGGCTCCGGTCGAACTGCGGTGGGAACATGTTCATGGAGTGCCTGAGCCTGAGCAGCTCGGCGGCATGGAAGGACGACGACGGGctggacgaggacgacgagtccttcTTCTCCGGGGACGCGAGCAGCTGCATCAGCGCGATCAGGTCAGGGATGCTGGTGGCGCCGCCGTCCAGCGGCGGCGAAGAGCACGACGCAGCCAAGAACGGCGCCGAGAGCAGAAGGAGGAGGTCTCACTCCCGCCGGCGGTTCGGGCCGAAGAGCACGGTGACCTCGCTGGCCCCGGCGTCGACGGTGGGCGGCTCGGCGCTGGCATCACACTACGCCAACATCATCATGATCGTGGAGAAGCTGCTGCAGTACCCGCACCTGGTGGGCTCGGAGGCGCGCGACGACCTCTACGGGATGCTGCCGTCGAGCCTCCGATCCTCCCTCCGCAGGCACCTCCCGAGGAACCTGGGCATCTACGACGCCTTCCTGGCGCACGACTGGCGGGAGGCGCTGGAGAAGACGCTGGCCTGGCTGGCCCCCATGGCGCACAACATGATGCGGTGGCAGGCCGACCGGAGCGTCGAGCAGCAGCAGATGGAGGCGGTGCAGCAGCTCAGGGGCGGcaatggcaatggcaatggcaATGTGCTGCTGCTGCAGACCTTGTACTTCGCCGACCGGGACAAGACGGAGGCGGTGCTCTGCGAGCTGCTGGTGGGGCTCAACTACATCTGCCGCTACGAGCAGCAGCAGAGCGCGCTGCTCGACTGCTCCAGCAGCATCGACTTGGACGACTGCACCGTGGAGCAGTGGCACGCCTCCATGCATCACTAG